In the genome of Syngnathoides biaculeatus isolate LvHL_M chromosome 14, ASM1980259v1, whole genome shotgun sequence, one region contains:
- the chaf1b gene encoding chromatin assembly factor 1 subunit B isoform X1: protein MKVVTCEIAWHNKEPVYSLDFQHTSDGRTHRLATAGVDTTVRLWRVDMGADGKAAVEFLSNLARHTKAVNVVRFSPSGEYLASGGDDAAILLWKLNDNKEPEQAPVFQEEEDAQLNKESWSVAKTLRGHIEDVYDICWTRDGNCMVSGSVDNTAIMWDINKGQKLCILNDHKSYVQGVTWDPLGQYVATLSCDRVMRVYSTHTKKKAFCVSKMSSSSPADGEVKLHRIFHDDSMRSFFRRLSFTPDGSFLLAPAGCVEVGETVTNTTYIFSRKSFKRPVAHLPCPTKATLAVRCCPVYYELRTKKAEDGLTKALPSLFKLPYRMVFAVASEDSIFLYDTQQALPFGLVSNIHYHTLSDLTWSRDGSFLAVSSTDGYCSFLSFSPGELGTPLKESPTLEVFTPTSGAEKKGKKTPTARTSSPVSQTPSSASTPTSHRTSGRDSVSSVRTPDEQKSKSKPQPRKITLNTLEAWGKSTTPKNTPPSTPQTPASGNTRAPWTPQPSVNPLTPSSSKKPSRLTPLTPTTPKIRNSTNLPTTPKGAMSSKGPTPRRVSLTPVGSNTASLLFSSPASTEKAKHGRPSPPTDPLCQPPQSKRPKTNDDVPATSSSTQP, encoded by the exons ATGAAGGTTGTAACTTGCGAAATCGCCTGGCACAACAAAGAGCCAGTCTACAGTCTGGACTTCCAGCACACGTCCGATGGACGCACTCATCGTTTGGCCACAGCTGGCGTGGACACCACAGTCAGG CTGTGGAGAGTTGACATGGGCGCAGATGGAAAGGCGGCGGTGGAGTTTCTGTCGAATCTGGCCAGACACACGAAGGCTGTCAACGTGGTCCGCTTTAGCCCCAGTGGAGAGTATCTCGCCTCAGGAGGAGACG ATGCAGCCATTCTGCTGTGGAAGCTCAACGACAACAAAGAACCTGAACAGGCGCCTGTGTTCCAGGAAGAGGAAGACGCTCAGCTGAACAAAGAGAGTTGGTCTGTCGCCAAGACCTTGAG GGGCCACATTGAGGACGTATATGACATCTGTTGGACCCGCGATGGAAACTGCATGGTGTCCGGTTCTGTAGACAATACCGCTATCATGTGGGACATCAACAAAG GACAAAAACTGTGCATCCTGAATGACCATAAGAGCTATGTGCAGGGTGTGACCTGGGATCCACTGGGGCAATATGTTGCCACTCTCAGTTGTGACAG GGTAATGCGCGTGTACAGCACTCATACAAAGAAGAAAGCCTTCTGTGTGAGCAAAATGAGCTCAAGCTCACCTGCAGATGGAGAG gtcaagctgcaccgcatcTTCCACGATGACAGTATGAGGTCCTTCTTCCGACGTCTTTCCTTCACACCAGATGGCTCTTTTTTGCTCGCTCCAG CCGGGTGTGTGGAGGTTGGGGAAACTGTCACAAATACTACCTACATATTTTCTAGAAAGAGCTTCAAAAG GCCAGTTGCCCACTTGCCTTGTCCAACTAAGGCCACCCTGGCTGTGCGGTGTTGTCCAGTCTACTATGAGCTGAGAACTAAAAAAGCAGAAG ACGGTTTGACCAAGGCCCTTCCCAGTCTATTCAAACTGCCCTACCGCATGGTGTTTGCGGTGGCCTCCGAGGACTCCATTTTCCTGTACGACACGCAGCAGGCACTCCCGTTCGGCCTCGTGTCTAACATTCACTACCATACACTCAGCGACCTCACATG GTCTCGAGATGGTTCGTTCCTGGCAGTGTCCTCCACAGATGGTTACTGCTCCTTTCTCTCCTTCTCTCCCGGGGAGCTGGGAACGCCACTGAAGGAGTCTCCCACCCTGGAAGTGTTCACCCCGACCAGCGGTGCCGAGAAAAAGGGCAAAAAGACACCGACAGCCCGGACCTCATCCCCCGTGTCCCAGACACCGAGTTCAGCTTCCACACCCACGTCCCACAGGACCTCAGGGAGAGACAGCGTCTCCTCTGTCAGGACCCCAGATGAGCAGAAGTCAAAGTCTAAGCCTCAACCCCGGAAAATCACCCTCAACACGCTAGAGGCCTGGGGGAAATCCACAACTCCAAAAAATACCCCACCTTCTACCCCTCAAACACCGGCGTCCGGAAACACTCGCGCACCCTGGACTCCTCAACCGTCCGTCAACCCACTAACACCCAGCTCCTCGAAAAAGCCGTCCCGCCTCACCCCGCTCACTCCTACGACACCCAAAATCCGCAACAGCACCAACTTGCCCACCACTCCTAAAGGAGCCATGTCTTCTAAAGGGCCTACTCCAAG GCGAGTTTCTTTGACTCCGGTTGGATCGAATACAGCCAGTTTGCTCTTCAGCTCGCCAGCATCCACGGAGAAAGCTAAACATG GACGCCCTTCCCCTCCCACCGATCCCCTCTGCCAGCCCCCGCAGTCCAAGCGGCCCAAGACTAACGACGATGTCCCTGCAACAAGCAGCAGCACTCAGCCTTAG
- the si:dkey-229b18.3 gene encoding uncharacterized protein si:dkey-229b18.3 isoform X1 gives MAVKAATRSQKLWSSAADERNRSPNFEWIDGLLYRKKLERGFVNYREVLDEDRRLEAVATFHRRPPGKRHLSLEETYKCVADNYWWDGMYFHIRDFVLDCPECQSQQCKKTEEPGGRGCVTKMVASHSSDMLRKLRSQREAGMFCDITVRTNGQSYAAHRAVLAAVSDHFQEIFTEMDSSKKTDIDLTGFSEDSLLSLLDFSYSSTLCVRWEDLPEVITMARHLGMWPAVEACSALMKEHHHVDHPGRELKLGYGGICSQRRRQQTETKRKRELEQNFGIFHQTLDTSDEGSPSCSLQRTPNLGVYNRLPVSPSHRMKLMDFKSPSSKKSGASKNLIGTQESKNYSSISPSDTRILRSSPGAAQQVQRLLPMPESSQRNRKPCTPRSSPICSPVRVKQEVEELGVDEEDYARTQEKYKLMSVLGLQRTALLPRPEDLIGWRQKKRLRKLKANNYSLTKRRKPRSTPSVLPYRPVTLSLPLCETVNTLLLNKAGKTKSGASPVIEGISKRHHPTKKVPPSDRSMRSKGVLPDMFQPTSRSGFTGRELRRSVRNGGNVHPPVQQPLRRISKKIPVRNAVKIKSEPAEYSVSGLSLASINQPSQRKWDRNNVSVEAVKTLRYNSSRPGSKAKPKRSSAREGVKPRGRPRKVPRGETDSERKSNQPSGGFQFSERTPPPGIYNHPLYKVIKEEPADPVPVASPFLDPPSPDLGKRQSKPPIKLLDSGFLFSFCRPSGAPMGGIKKEEESVDICLTRSVSQVGEKFGLVQSNHRALRARGPLTPFPVVKREQEERSVSRRRVQRLRANSRENATLARPRGTKATRVIPKQEPTAIPVSNRGCVVLDSVRRARLKQLRGPRSQAPKAPKVAHSCTQCSTTYRDCDTLIMHRLRHIEGKHWPCLLCSKTFFRLRNVRNHIRTHDPKLYKCRSCIAAGS, from the exons ATGGCCGTGAAGGCAGCGACTCGCTCCCAGAAGCTGTGGTCGAGCGCCGCCGACGAACGGAACCGGTCGCCGAACTTCGAATGGATCGACGGGCTTCTCTACCGAAAGAAGCTGGAGAGGGGCTTCGTCAACTACCGGGAGGTCTTGGACGAAGACCGCCGGCTGGAAGCGGTCGCCACATTTCACCGGCGACCCCCCGGCAAGCGTCACCTCTCCTTGGAGGAGACGTACAAATGCGTGGCTGACAATTACTGGTGGGACG GGATGTACTTCCACATTAGAGACTTTGTCCTGGATTGTCCCGAATGTCAAAGCCAGCAATGCAAGAAGACAGAG GAGCCAGGTGGCCGAGGATGTGTCACGAAGATGGTGGCGTCGCACAGCTCCGACATGCTCCGCAAGCTGAGGAGCCAGCGGGAGGCGGGGATGTTTTGCGACATCACCGTGCGCACGAACGGGCAGTCCTACGCCGCGCACAGAGCCGTGCTGGCGGCTGTCAGCGACCACTTTCAGGAAATTTTTACAGAGATGGACTCAAGTAAAAAGACAGACATAGATCTCACCG GCTTCAGCGAGGACAGCCTTTTGTCTCTGCTGGACTTCTCCTACTCCTCCACCCTGTGTGTGCGCTGGGAAGACCTCCCCGAAGTCATCACCATGGCCCGCCACCTCGGCATGTGGCCTGCCGTGGAGGCCTGCTCTGCTCTCATGAAAGAACACCACCACGTTGATCATCCTGGCCGGGAATTAAAATTGGGCTACGGTGGCATTTGCAGTCAACGGCGCCGCCAGCAGACAGAAACCAAAAGGAAAAGGGAATTGGAACAGAACTTTGGCATCTTCCACCAAACACTGGATACATCTGACGAAGGGAGTCCGAGTTGCAGTCTGCAAAGGACGCCAAATCTTGGTGTTTATAACAGACTCCCCGTGAGTCCCTCACACAGGATGAAGCTTATGGACTTCAAATCTCCTTCCTCCAAGAAGAGTGGAGCATCCAAAAATCTCATTGGAACCCAAGAGTCAAAGAATTACTCTTCCATATCTCCTTCCGACACTCGTATACTGCGCTCAAGTCCTGGTGCTGCTCAGCAGGTTCAGAGATTGCTGCCCATGCCAGAAAGTTCTCAAAGAAACCGGAAACCTTGTACCCCCAGATCCAGTCCGATTTGTAGCCCTGTTAGGGTGAAGCAAGAAGTGGAAGAGTTGGGAGTGGATGAAGAGGACTATGCAAGAACCCAGGAGAAGTACAAACTGATGTCAGTTCTTGGCCTGCAGAGGACCGCCCTTCTCCCTCGACCGGAAGATTTAATTGGTTGGAGGCAGAAGAAACGACTCAGGAAGCTAAAAGCCAACAACTACTCGCTAACCAAGAGGCGGAAACCTCGCTCCACTCCCTCAGTACTTCCTTACAGGCCTGTGACACTCTCTCTTCCCCTGTGTGAAACTGTAAATACTCTCCTACTCAACAAGGCTGGGAAAACCAAGTCTGGTGCTTCACCAGTCATTGAAGGAATATCGAAGAGACATCATCCCACTAAAAAAGTCCCTCCTAGCGACAGGAGCATGCGGAGTAAAGGTGTCTTACCGGATATGTTCCAACCGACATCGCGGTCTGGATTCACCGGGAGAGAGCTCAGACGGTCTGTGAGAAATGGTGGCAACGTCCATCCTCCTGTCCAGCAGCCCCTACGCCGTATCTCCAAGAAAATTCCAGTTAGGAACGCAGTCAAGATCAAATCAGAACCAGCTGAATACTCCGTCTCAGGTCTCTCTCTCgcatcaatcaatcaaccttCTCAACGGAAATGGGACAGGAATAATGTCTCTGTCGAGGCAGTCAAGACACTGCGCTACAACAGCAGCCGTCCAGGGTCAAAAGCCAAACCCAAGCGGAGCAGCGCAAGAGAGGGGGTAAAGCCACGGGGCAGACCCAGGAAAGTACCAAGGGGGGAGACGGACTCTGAGAGAAAGAGCAATCAACCCAGTGGTGGGTTCCAGTTCTCAGAGCGCACTCCCCCTCCAGGCATCTACAACCACCCTCTGTACAAAGTCATCAAAGAGGAACCTGCGGATCCTGTCCCAGTCGCCAGCCCTTTTTTGGATCCTCCCTCTCCAGACCTGGGTAAGCGCCAGAGCAAGCCCCCCATCAAACTACTGGACTCTGGATTTTTGTTCAGCTTCTGTCGGCCCTCCGGGGCACCCATGGGAGGGAtaaagaaagaggaggagagcGTGGATATTTGTTTGACACGTTCTGTCTCCCAAGTCGGTGAGAAGTTTGGACTGGTTCAATCCAACCACAGGGCACTGAGAGCCAGAGGACCGCTGACCCCCTTCCcagtggtgaagagggagcagGAGGAGAGGAGTGTGAGCCGGAGGAGGGTGCAGAGACTCAGGGCCAACTCTCGGGAAAATGCTACTTTGGCCAGACCTAGAGGGACAAAGGCCACACGGGTCATACCAAAG CAAGAGCCTACCGCCATCCCAGTGAGCAACAGGGGCTGCGTCGTGTTGGACTCGGTTCGGCGAGCGAGGCTAAAGCAGCTGCGGGGCCCCCGCAGCCAGGCCCCCAAAGCCCCGAAGGTGGCCCACTCCTGCACGCAGTGCTCCACCACTTACCGGGACTGCGACACTCTCATCATGCATCGCCTGCGGCACATCGAGGGCAAGCACTGGCCGTGTCTG CTTTGCAGTAAGACGTTCTTTCGACTGAGGAATGTACGGAACCACATCCGCACCCACGACCCCAAGTTGTACAAATGCAGGAGCTGCATTGCCGCCGGCTCCTGA
- the si:dkey-229b18.3 gene encoding uncharacterized protein si:dkey-229b18.3 isoform X2 — MSRRWMYFHIRDFVLDCPECQSQQCKKTEEPGGRGCVTKMVASHSSDMLRKLRSQREAGMFCDITVRTNGQSYAAHRAVLAAVSDHFQEIFTEMDSSKKTDIDLTGFSEDSLLSLLDFSYSSTLCVRWEDLPEVITMARHLGMWPAVEACSALMKEHHHVDHPGRELKLGYGGICSQRRRQQTETKRKRELEQNFGIFHQTLDTSDEGSPSCSLQRTPNLGVYNRLPVSPSHRMKLMDFKSPSSKKSGASKNLIGTQESKNYSSISPSDTRILRSSPGAAQQVQRLLPMPESSQRNRKPCTPRSSPICSPVRVKQEVEELGVDEEDYARTQEKYKLMSVLGLQRTALLPRPEDLIGWRQKKRLRKLKANNYSLTKRRKPRSTPSVLPYRPVTLSLPLCETVNTLLLNKAGKTKSGASPVIEGISKRHHPTKKVPPSDRSMRSKGVLPDMFQPTSRSGFTGRELRRSVRNGGNVHPPVQQPLRRISKKIPVRNAVKIKSEPAEYSVSGLSLASINQPSQRKWDRNNVSVEAVKTLRYNSSRPGSKAKPKRSSAREGVKPRGRPRKVPRGETDSERKSNQPSGGFQFSERTPPPGIYNHPLYKVIKEEPADPVPVASPFLDPPSPDLGKRQSKPPIKLLDSGFLFSFCRPSGAPMGGIKKEEESVDICLTRSVSQVGEKFGLVQSNHRALRARGPLTPFPVVKREQEERSVSRRRVQRLRANSRENATLARPRGTKATRVIPKQEPTAIPVSNRGCVVLDSVRRARLKQLRGPRSQAPKAPKVAHSCTQCSTTYRDCDTLIMHRLRHIEGKHWPCLLCSKTFFRLRNVRNHIRTHDPKLYKCRSCIAAGS; from the exons ATGTCACGCAGAT GGATGTACTTCCACATTAGAGACTTTGTCCTGGATTGTCCCGAATGTCAAAGCCAGCAATGCAAGAAGACAGAG GAGCCAGGTGGCCGAGGATGTGTCACGAAGATGGTGGCGTCGCACAGCTCCGACATGCTCCGCAAGCTGAGGAGCCAGCGGGAGGCGGGGATGTTTTGCGACATCACCGTGCGCACGAACGGGCAGTCCTACGCCGCGCACAGAGCCGTGCTGGCGGCTGTCAGCGACCACTTTCAGGAAATTTTTACAGAGATGGACTCAAGTAAAAAGACAGACATAGATCTCACCG GCTTCAGCGAGGACAGCCTTTTGTCTCTGCTGGACTTCTCCTACTCCTCCACCCTGTGTGTGCGCTGGGAAGACCTCCCCGAAGTCATCACCATGGCCCGCCACCTCGGCATGTGGCCTGCCGTGGAGGCCTGCTCTGCTCTCATGAAAGAACACCACCACGTTGATCATCCTGGCCGGGAATTAAAATTGGGCTACGGTGGCATTTGCAGTCAACGGCGCCGCCAGCAGACAGAAACCAAAAGGAAAAGGGAATTGGAACAGAACTTTGGCATCTTCCACCAAACACTGGATACATCTGACGAAGGGAGTCCGAGTTGCAGTCTGCAAAGGACGCCAAATCTTGGTGTTTATAACAGACTCCCCGTGAGTCCCTCACACAGGATGAAGCTTATGGACTTCAAATCTCCTTCCTCCAAGAAGAGTGGAGCATCCAAAAATCTCATTGGAACCCAAGAGTCAAAGAATTACTCTTCCATATCTCCTTCCGACACTCGTATACTGCGCTCAAGTCCTGGTGCTGCTCAGCAGGTTCAGAGATTGCTGCCCATGCCAGAAAGTTCTCAAAGAAACCGGAAACCTTGTACCCCCAGATCCAGTCCGATTTGTAGCCCTGTTAGGGTGAAGCAAGAAGTGGAAGAGTTGGGAGTGGATGAAGAGGACTATGCAAGAACCCAGGAGAAGTACAAACTGATGTCAGTTCTTGGCCTGCAGAGGACCGCCCTTCTCCCTCGACCGGAAGATTTAATTGGTTGGAGGCAGAAGAAACGACTCAGGAAGCTAAAAGCCAACAACTACTCGCTAACCAAGAGGCGGAAACCTCGCTCCACTCCCTCAGTACTTCCTTACAGGCCTGTGACACTCTCTCTTCCCCTGTGTGAAACTGTAAATACTCTCCTACTCAACAAGGCTGGGAAAACCAAGTCTGGTGCTTCACCAGTCATTGAAGGAATATCGAAGAGACATCATCCCACTAAAAAAGTCCCTCCTAGCGACAGGAGCATGCGGAGTAAAGGTGTCTTACCGGATATGTTCCAACCGACATCGCGGTCTGGATTCACCGGGAGAGAGCTCAGACGGTCTGTGAGAAATGGTGGCAACGTCCATCCTCCTGTCCAGCAGCCCCTACGCCGTATCTCCAAGAAAATTCCAGTTAGGAACGCAGTCAAGATCAAATCAGAACCAGCTGAATACTCCGTCTCAGGTCTCTCTCTCgcatcaatcaatcaaccttCTCAACGGAAATGGGACAGGAATAATGTCTCTGTCGAGGCAGTCAAGACACTGCGCTACAACAGCAGCCGTCCAGGGTCAAAAGCCAAACCCAAGCGGAGCAGCGCAAGAGAGGGGGTAAAGCCACGGGGCAGACCCAGGAAAGTACCAAGGGGGGAGACGGACTCTGAGAGAAAGAGCAATCAACCCAGTGGTGGGTTCCAGTTCTCAGAGCGCACTCCCCCTCCAGGCATCTACAACCACCCTCTGTACAAAGTCATCAAAGAGGAACCTGCGGATCCTGTCCCAGTCGCCAGCCCTTTTTTGGATCCTCCCTCTCCAGACCTGGGTAAGCGCCAGAGCAAGCCCCCCATCAAACTACTGGACTCTGGATTTTTGTTCAGCTTCTGTCGGCCCTCCGGGGCACCCATGGGAGGGAtaaagaaagaggaggagagcGTGGATATTTGTTTGACACGTTCTGTCTCCCAAGTCGGTGAGAAGTTTGGACTGGTTCAATCCAACCACAGGGCACTGAGAGCCAGAGGACCGCTGACCCCCTTCCcagtggtgaagagggagcagGAGGAGAGGAGTGTGAGCCGGAGGAGGGTGCAGAGACTCAGGGCCAACTCTCGGGAAAATGCTACTTTGGCCAGACCTAGAGGGACAAAGGCCACACGGGTCATACCAAAG CAAGAGCCTACCGCCATCCCAGTGAGCAACAGGGGCTGCGTCGTGTTGGACTCGGTTCGGCGAGCGAGGCTAAAGCAGCTGCGGGGCCCCCGCAGCCAGGCCCCCAAAGCCCCGAAGGTGGCCCACTCCTGCACGCAGTGCTCCACCACTTACCGGGACTGCGACACTCTCATCATGCATCGCCTGCGGCACATCGAGGGCAAGCACTGGCCGTGTCTG CTTTGCAGTAAGACGTTCTTTCGACTGAGGAATGTACGGAACCACATCCGCACCCACGACCCCAAGTTGTACAAATGCAGGAGCTGCATTGCCGCCGGCTCCTGA
- the chaf1b gene encoding chromatin assembly factor 1 subunit B isoform X2, with the protein MKVVTCEIAWHNKEPVYSLDFQHTSDGRTHRLATAGVDTTVRLWRVDMGADGKAAVEFLSNLARHTKAVNVVRFSPSGEYLASGGDDAAILLWKLNDNKEPEQAPVFQEEEDAQLNKESWSVAKTLRGHIEDVYDICWTRDGNCMVSGSVDNTAIMWDINKGQKLCILNDHKSYVQGVTWDPLGQYVATLSCDRVMRVYSTHTKKKAFCVSKMSSSSPADGEVKLHRIFHDDSMRSFFRRLSFTPDGSFLLAPAGCVEVGETVTNTTYIFSRKSFKRPVAHLPCPTKATLAVRCCPVYYELRTKKAEDGLTKALPSLFKLPYRMVFAVASEDSIFLYDTQQALPFGLVSNIHYHTLSDLTWSRDGSFLAVSSTDGYCSFLSFSPGELGTPLKESPTLEVFTPTSGAEKKGKKTPTARTSSPVSQTPSSASTPTSHRTSGRDSVSSVRTPDEQKSKSKPQPRKITLNTLEAWGKSTTPKNTPPSTPQTPASGNTRAPWTPQPSVNPLTPSSSKKPSRLTPLTPTTPKIRNSTNLPTTPKGAMSSKGPTPRTPFPSHRSPLPAPAVQAAQD; encoded by the exons ATGAAGGTTGTAACTTGCGAAATCGCCTGGCACAACAAAGAGCCAGTCTACAGTCTGGACTTCCAGCACACGTCCGATGGACGCACTCATCGTTTGGCCACAGCTGGCGTGGACACCACAGTCAGG CTGTGGAGAGTTGACATGGGCGCAGATGGAAAGGCGGCGGTGGAGTTTCTGTCGAATCTGGCCAGACACACGAAGGCTGTCAACGTGGTCCGCTTTAGCCCCAGTGGAGAGTATCTCGCCTCAGGAGGAGACG ATGCAGCCATTCTGCTGTGGAAGCTCAACGACAACAAAGAACCTGAACAGGCGCCTGTGTTCCAGGAAGAGGAAGACGCTCAGCTGAACAAAGAGAGTTGGTCTGTCGCCAAGACCTTGAG GGGCCACATTGAGGACGTATATGACATCTGTTGGACCCGCGATGGAAACTGCATGGTGTCCGGTTCTGTAGACAATACCGCTATCATGTGGGACATCAACAAAG GACAAAAACTGTGCATCCTGAATGACCATAAGAGCTATGTGCAGGGTGTGACCTGGGATCCACTGGGGCAATATGTTGCCACTCTCAGTTGTGACAG GGTAATGCGCGTGTACAGCACTCATACAAAGAAGAAAGCCTTCTGTGTGAGCAAAATGAGCTCAAGCTCACCTGCAGATGGAGAG gtcaagctgcaccgcatcTTCCACGATGACAGTATGAGGTCCTTCTTCCGACGTCTTTCCTTCACACCAGATGGCTCTTTTTTGCTCGCTCCAG CCGGGTGTGTGGAGGTTGGGGAAACTGTCACAAATACTACCTACATATTTTCTAGAAAGAGCTTCAAAAG GCCAGTTGCCCACTTGCCTTGTCCAACTAAGGCCACCCTGGCTGTGCGGTGTTGTCCAGTCTACTATGAGCTGAGAACTAAAAAAGCAGAAG ACGGTTTGACCAAGGCCCTTCCCAGTCTATTCAAACTGCCCTACCGCATGGTGTTTGCGGTGGCCTCCGAGGACTCCATTTTCCTGTACGACACGCAGCAGGCACTCCCGTTCGGCCTCGTGTCTAACATTCACTACCATACACTCAGCGACCTCACATG GTCTCGAGATGGTTCGTTCCTGGCAGTGTCCTCCACAGATGGTTACTGCTCCTTTCTCTCCTTCTCTCCCGGGGAGCTGGGAACGCCACTGAAGGAGTCTCCCACCCTGGAAGTGTTCACCCCGACCAGCGGTGCCGAGAAAAAGGGCAAAAAGACACCGACAGCCCGGACCTCATCCCCCGTGTCCCAGACACCGAGTTCAGCTTCCACACCCACGTCCCACAGGACCTCAGGGAGAGACAGCGTCTCCTCTGTCAGGACCCCAGATGAGCAGAAGTCAAAGTCTAAGCCTCAACCCCGGAAAATCACCCTCAACACGCTAGAGGCCTGGGGGAAATCCACAACTCCAAAAAATACCCCACCTTCTACCCCTCAAACACCGGCGTCCGGAAACACTCGCGCACCCTGGACTCCTCAACCGTCCGTCAACCCACTAACACCCAGCTCCTCGAAAAAGCCGTCCCGCCTCACCCCGCTCACTCCTACGACACCCAAAATCCGCAACAGCACCAACTTGCCCACCACTCCTAAAGGAGCCATGTCTTCTAAAGGGCCTACTCCAAG GACGCCCTTCCCCTCCCACCGATCCCCTCTGCCAGCCCCCGCAGTCCAAGCGGCCCAAGACTAA